Below is a window of Mycolicibacterium chitae DNA.
ATCTGGGTCTCATGTCTCGCTCTGGGGCGCCGGGCATGGTGGTCGATATGTCTGTCCCCGCCCTGAATCTGCTGTTGGGGCCGGACGCCGCCGACATCCTGGCGGCCGCCGCCGGTGAGTACGAGGCGGACCTCACGGCGCTGCGGGTCGCCGACGCGCATGTCGCGCCGACCGGCGGTGTCCGGGTGCGGTATGTCGCCGACGTGCGACGGGCCGACGGCAGCGTTCGCGGCGAGGTGTTCGTCGCCGCGACCGGTGATCGCATCCCGGCCGGTGCCGCGGTGCTGGCCGGCGAGTTCGCGGGCACACCGGTCGAGGTGGGAGTGTGGCGCTGGCCACAGGACCCCGCGCTGCCCGGCATGGCGGTGGCCGCCCACCCCGCCCGCCTGGCCGAATTGCTGGCGTCCGCGGGCCTGACGGTGCCGCCGGCGCCGCGCATCTCGGTGCGCGCCTACCGGCCCGGGCAGCGCGCCGTGTTGGAGATCGGCTCCGAGGCCGGCGGCCCGCGCTGGTTCGTGAAGGTGGTGCGCCCCGCGCTGGTCCCCGAACTACAGCTGCGGCACCGGCTGCTCGGGGCCGCGCTGCCGGTGCCGCCGGTCGTGGCCGCCGACGAGCGGGGACTCATCGTGCTGCCCGAGGCGCCGGGCACCGTGCTGCGCCAACTGCTGGCCACCGACGCGGCGATCCCGTCACCGCAGGAGCTGCAGGACGTCCTGGACGCGCTGCCGGCCACACTGCTCGAATTACCCACGGGCCGCGGCCATCTGCGGCGCATCGAGGATTCGGCGCGGGTACTGGCGCTGACCACCGCGGCCAACCCGGCGGTGCCCGAGCGGCTCCGCGAGTCGGTGGCCGACCAACTACGTTCGGCGGCAAGCGAACCCGCCGGCCCCCTGGTGCCGGTCCACGGTGACTTCTACGAGGCGCAGCTGTTGATCGAGCACGGCCGCATCAGCGGCGTCATCGACGTCGACTCCGCCGGCCCCGGCGAGCGGGTCGACGAGTGGGCCAACCTGCTCGGACACCTCTCGGTGTTCGGGCTGCGCACGCCGCGCGCGGCGGCCTACGGCGCCGAGATCCTCGCCCACGCCCGGCGCCGCACCGACGCCGCGGATCTCGCGGTGCGCACCGCCGCGGTGGTGTTCGGCCTGGCCACCGGCCCGTTCCGGACCCAGCGCGACGGCTGGGCGCAGCGCACCCGGGAGCGCCTCGAGCTGGCGCAGCGCTGGTTGTCGAGCATGAGAACTCACTCATCTTCGGCTCCCGCGCCCCTCATCTTCGCGACCGATAGTTGAACTGTAAGAAAGAAACCCCTGCCGAACAGGAGAGCACTATGCAACGCCCAGCCCACTGGAAAGTCGTCACGGTCGGTGTGGCCCTGACCGGTCTCGGCATCGTCGGCGCCGGTGCCGCCGGAGCGGCGGTCGCCCCGGCCCCGACTGCCGGCATCGCGAGCATCGAGGCCCCGCTCAGCGTCGACGCCCCGCAGGTCGGGTTCGCCGCCATGAACGACGACTGGACCGATACCTACTGGGACGACGTGAGCTACCAGGGCCACGAGGACTGGACCGACACCTACTGGGACGACTGACCGCACTCCGGTCCGAGGGACGCGTATCCGCATGCGGGTACGCGTCCTTTTTCGTTTGCCCCACTCAGCATTTGGGTGCCGCGTCGGTCCGCACCTGAAGTCAGCGCGCGATGAGCTTCGCTATGCCGTAGTCGAATCGCTCGTCGAAAGACCCGTCTTGAACGAAGGGCCAGGTGCGGTGTAGGGCCCCGAGATGCTCGGATTCGGATTCGGCAACCGGTGCTCGGGGTAGAGCCTGCTCTTCCTGACACAGCCCTAGCGTCAGGTAGGCGACACACCAACACGTCCAGGCGGCTTCTTGCTCGGTGAAACCGCCGTCGAGGAAGGCGGCGGTGAGGGCATCGGCGACGGCCAGCGTCGCGGGTTCCGCTGCGTAGGTGCCCACGACCACGCTGGCGCCATCGCGATATGCCAGCAGTGCGCGCCGGTAACGGCGGGCAAGCTCCGCAGCGCGCTTTTGCCAGTGCTTCGGGAGCCCCTCCAGCGAGACACCGGCAACGATGGCGTCGGCCATCAGCTCATCAAGCCGCTTCTTGCTTTTGACGTGCCAGACAACGGTGTTCATGCGCACGCCCATCTGGCGTGCGACCGCTCTCAGGGAGACGCCGGCATAGCCCTGGTCGTTCAGGACCTGCAGGGCTGCCTGAATCACTTCCGCTTGACCCTTGGTCACTGACCCAGTGTAATGGGTTCAAAGTTCTTGGTCAGTGATCAATGGA
It encodes the following:
- a CDS encoding phosphotransferase family protein, giving the protein MSVPALNLLLGPDAADILAAAAGEYEADLTALRVADAHVAPTGGVRVRYVADVRRADGSVRGEVFVAATGDRIPAGAAVLAGEFAGTPVEVGVWRWPQDPALPGMAVAAHPARLAELLASAGLTVPPAPRISVRAYRPGQRAVLEIGSEAGGPRWFVKVVRPALVPELQLRHRLLGAALPVPPVVAADERGLIVLPEAPGTVLRQLLATDAAIPSPQELQDVLDALPATLLELPTGRGHLRRIEDSARVLALTTAANPAVPERLRESVADQLRSAASEPAGPLVPVHGDFYEAQLLIEHGRISGVIDVDSAGPGERVDEWANLLGHLSVFGLRTPRAAAYGAEILAHARRRTDAADLAVRTAAVVFGLATGPFRTQRDGWAQRTRERLELAQRWLSSMRTHSSSAPAPLIFATDS
- a CDS encoding TetR/AcrR family transcriptional regulator C-terminal domain-containing protein, which codes for MTKGQAEVIQAALQVLNDQGYAGVSLRAVARQMGVRMNTVVWHVKSKKRLDELMADAIVAGVSLEGLPKHWQKRAAELARRYRRALLAYRDGASVVVGTYAAEPATLAVADALTAAFLDGGFTEQEAAWTCWCVAYLTLGLCQEEQALPRAPVAESESEHLGALHRTWPFVQDGSFDERFDYGIAKLIAR